Proteins encoded in a region of the Populus nigra chromosome 3, ddPopNigr1.1, whole genome shotgun sequence genome:
- the LOC133688051 gene encoding WAT1-related protein At5g07050-like: MEGNGCLGSFFQRCKPYIAMISLQFGYAGMNIITKVSLNRGMSHYVLVVYRHAFATAVIAPFAIILERKVRPKITFPIFMQMFVLGLLGPVIDQNFYYAGLKFTSPTFSCAMSNMLPAMTFVMAVLCRMEIVDIKKVRCQAKVIGTIVTVAGAMFMTLYKGQAINLMWSKHVNTQTSSATATTGSADKDWLMGSILLIIATLAWASFFILQAVTLRRYSAQLSLTTIVCFLGTLQSIAVTFVMEHKPSAWTIGWDMNLLAAAYAGIVSSSIAYYVQGLVMQKRGPVFVTAFSPLMMIIVAIMGSFILAENIYVGGILGAILIVAGLYAVLWGKYKEHKEKEAETIPEPIKENGENGHTAVMIQDIEANNDIERQRNQANNVTLQALAITLPISQAPMIAKEAPRA; this comes from the exons atggaggggAATGGTTGTTTAGGAAgtttttttcaaagatgcaAGCCTTACATAGCCATGATATCTTTGCAATTTGGCTATGCTGGCATGAACATCATCACCAAAGTTTCTCTTAATCGAGGGATGAGTCATTATGTGCTAGTGGTCTATAGGCATGCCTTTGCTACTGCTGTTATTGCTCCTTTTGCTATTATTCTTGAGAG GAAAGTACGGCCAAAGATTACATTTCCCATTTTCATGCAAATGTTTGTGCTTGGTCTTCTTGG GCCTGTGATTGATCAAAACTTTTACTATGCTGGGCTGAAATTCACTTCTCCCACCTTTTCTTGTGCCATGAGTAACATGCTGCCTGCGATGACATTTGTCATGGCAGTTCTTTGCAG GATGGAGATCGTGGACATAAAGAAAGTTAGATGCCAAGCAAAGGTGATTGGAACCATAGTAACCGTGGCTGGAGCCATGTTCATGACATTGTACAAAGGTCAGGCTATCAATTTGATGTGGTCTAAGCATGTCAACACTCAGACATCTTCTGCTACTGCCACAACTGGATCAGCTGACAAAGACTGGCTTATGGGTTCCATTCTCCTCATCATCGCTACACTTGCCTGGGCATCATTCTTCATTCTTCAG GCAGTGACACTTAGGAGGTACTCAGCTCAGCTTTCTCTTACAACCATTGTGTGCTTTTTGGGTACTCTACAGTCCATAGCCGTCACTTTTGTGATGGAACACAAACCTTCTGCTTGGACCATTGGCTGGGACATGAATCTTCTTGCTGCTGCCTATGCT GGAATTGTGTCGTCAAGCATTGCATACTATGTTCAAGGACTTGTCATGCAAAAACGAGGGCCTGTCTTTGTCACTGCTTTTAGTCCTTTGATGATGATCATAGTTGCAATCATGGGCTCTTTCATCTTGGCTGAGAACATTTATGTTGGAGG TATTCTTGGTGCTATATTAATCGTAGCTGGACTCTATGCGGTTCTATGGGGCAAGTACAAGgaacacaaagaaaaagaagcagaaaCGATCCCTGAACCAATCAAAGAGAATGGAGAGAATGGTCACACAGCAGTAATGATCCAGGATATTGAAGCCAACAATGACATTGAGAGGCAAAGAAATCAAGCTAACAATGTGACGTTGCAAGCCCTGGCTATTACTCTTCCAATTTCACAGGCTCCCATGATAGCCAAGGAAGCACCAAGAGCTTAA
- the LOC133690079 gene encoding cysteine proteinase inhibitor A-like: MKLGGVHDCKGSQNSGEIDSLARFAVQEHNTKENALLEFVRVVKAKEQVVAGKLYHLTLEANDVGNKKIYEVKVWVKPWMNFKQLQEFKHVEGGTSSDLGVKQGH, encoded by the exons ATGAAGCTTGGTGGTGTTCATGATTGTAAGGGTTCTCAAAACAGTGGAGAGATTGATAGCCTCGCTCGTTTTGCTGTCCAAGAACATAACACGAAAGAG AATGCTCTTCTTGAGTTTGTGAGGGTGGTGAAGGCCAAAGAGCAGGTGGTTGCTGGTAAGCTATACCACCTTACTCTAGAGGCGAATGATGTTGGTAATAAGAAGATATATGAAGTTAAAGTCTGGGTGAAGCCATGGATGAACTTCAAGCAGTTGCAGGAATTCAAGCATGTTGAAGGGGGTACATCCTCTGACCTCGGCGTTAAACAAG GTCATTGA
- the LOC133688050 gene encoding 70 kDa peptidyl-prolyl isomerase-like has product MEHLSLSSSLQNEIQTDNSGLPEKKIGSQGLRKKIVKKGNSWQTPFPGDEVEVHFNGYIEGGASLESSRDKGVPFKFKLGQGEVIKGWDEGVATMKNGERAIFTVPPNLAYGEAGSPPLIPPNATLVFDIEMLSWSSIRDLTGDGGILKKIMKEGEGWATPRDGDEVLVKYEARIETGMLVSKSEEGATFHIGDGYLCPALCRAVKTMRKGEKAELAVRLSYGFIEKGNLAPDIESNIPPYSNLTIQLELVSWRSVTDVTGDKKVLKKIVKAGEGFDRPTEGSHVKVTYVGKLEDGTVFDRKGTNGEPFEFITLEEQVNEGLDRAIMTMKKGEHATVTVDAKYLHGHDISGMLPANSMLHYEVELLDFIKEKPFWKMDTHEKLEASERKKLDGNVLFKAGKFWRASKKYEKAAKYIEFDHSFTDEEMCLAKSLRLSCYLNNAACKLKSGEFLEASRLCTKVLELDPLNVKALFRRSQAYLKTSELEKAEADIKKALAIDPNNREVKLGYKELKDKQREYEKYQAELFSTMVSRMG; this is encoded by the exons ATGGAACACTTGTCCTTGAGTTCCTCTTTGCAAAATGAAATCCAAACCGACAATTCGGGATTGCCTGAGAAAAAAATCGGAAGCCAAGGGCTAAGGAAAAAGATTGTGAAGAAGGGAAATTCATGGCAAACTCCATTTCCTGGAGATGAAGTGGAAG TTCATTTCAATGGATATATCGAAGGTGGGGCAAGTCTTGAGTCAAGTCGTGATAAAGGGGTTCCCTTTAAGTTCAAATTAGGCCAGG GTGAAGTAATCAAAGGATGGGATGAAGGGGTTGCCACCATGAAGAATGGAGAAAGAGCAATTTTTACGGTACCGCCAAACTTGGCCTACGGGGAGGCTGGTTCTCCACCACTGATTCCTCCCAATGCAACTCTTGTTTTTGATATTGAGATGCTGTCTTGGAGTAGCATCAGGGATTTAACAGGCGATGGAGGGATATTGAAGAAGATAATGAAGGAGGGTGAAGGATGGGCTACACCAAGAGATGGAGATGAAGTTTTAG TGAAGTATGAGGCAAGGATTGAGACTGGAATGCTTGTCTCCAAATCCGAGGAAGGTGCTACGTTTCATATAGGAGATG GCTATCTATGTCCTGCCTTGTGCAGAGCAGTGAAGACAATGAGAAAGGGTGAGAAAGCAGAGCTAGCAGTAAGACTTTCTT ATGGCTTCATTGAAAAAGGAAATTTAGCTCCTGACATTGAAAGTAACATTCCACCTTATTCTAATTTAACCATCCAACTTGAGCTTGTATCATGGAGAAGTGTCACCGATGTCACCGGAGATAAGAAGGtccttaaaaaaattgtaaaagcCGGTGAAGGATTCGATCGTCCGACAGAGGGATCCCACGTGAAAG TGACATATGTTGGCAAACTTGAAGATGGAACAGTTTTTGACAGGAAAGGGACTAATGGAGAGCCATTTGAATTCATAACTTTGGAAG AACAAGTAAATGAGGGTCTAGACAGGGCCATTATGACTATGAAGAAAGGAGAGCATGCTACAGTGACCGTGGATGCCAAATATCTCCATGGCCATGACATTTCAGGAATGCTTCCTGCAAATTCCATGCTTCATTATGAAGTTGAGCTGCTTGATTTTATTAAG GAGAAACCATTCTGGAAAATGGATACACATGAGAAACTAGAAGCAAGTGAAAGGAAGAAGCTAGATGGCAATGTGCTATTCAAGGCAGGAAAATTCTGGCGTGCCTCTAAGAAATACGAGAAG GCTGCAAAATACATCGAGTTCGACCACTCTTTCACTGATGAGGAAATGTGCCTGGCAAAAAGCTTGAGGCTATCATGTTACCTGAATAACGCAGCTTGTAAGCTTAAATCAGGGGAGTTCCTTGAAGCTTCAAGGCTATGCACAAAG GTTTTAGAACTCGATCCACTCAATGTCAAAGCTCTATTCAGACGATCGCAAGCATACTTGAAAACATCTGAATTAGAGAAAGCTGAGGCAGACATAAAGAAAGCTCTAGCCATTGATCCAAATAATAG AGAAGTGAAACTTGGGTACAAGGAGCTGAAAGATAAGCAAAGAGAGTATGAGAAATATCAAGCTGAGCTTTTCAGCACCATGGTTTCAAGGATGGGTTGA
- the LOC133690078 gene encoding cytochrome P450 98A2, whose protein sequence is MNLLLIPISFITLLLTYKIYQRLRFKLPPGPRPWPIVGNLYDVKPVRFRCFAEWAQAYGPIISVWFGSTLNVIVSNTELAKEVLKENDQQLADRHRSRSAAKFSRDGKDLIWADYGPHYVKVRKVCTLELFSPKRLEALRPIREDEVAAMVESIFNDCTNPENNGKTLTVKKYLGAVAFNNITRLAFGKRFVNAEGVMDQQGLEFKAIVSNGLKLGASLAMAEHIPWLRWMFPLEEDAFAKHGARRDRLTRAIMDEHTLARQTSGGAKQHFVDALLTLKEKYDLSEDTIIGLLWDMITAGMDTTAISVEWAMAELIKNPRVQQKAQEELDSVVGFERVMTEADFSGLPYLQCVAKEALRLHPPTPLMLPHRANANVKVGGYDIPKGSNVHVNVWAVARDPAAWKNPLEFRPERFLEEDVDMKGHDFRLLPFGAGRRVCPGAQLGINLVTSMLGHLLHHFCWTPPEGMKPEEIDMSENPGLVTYMSTPLQAVATPRLPSHLYKRVAVDI, encoded by the exons ATGAATCTCCTTCTGATTCCGATATCTTTCATCACCCTTCTCTTGACATACAAAATCTACCAACGTCTACGCTTCAAGCTCCCACCAGGGCCAAGACCATGGCCAATAGTAGGCAACCTTTATGACGTCAAGCCTGTGAGGTTCCGGTGCTTTGCAGAGTGGGCTCAGGCATATGGTCCTATCATCtcagtttggtttggttcaaCTCTTAACGTGATTGTTTCCAATACAGAATTGGCAAAGGAAGTGCTCAAGGAAAATGATCAACAGTTAGCTGATAGACATAGGAGTCGATCAGCTGCCAAGTTTAGCAGAGACGGTAAAGACCTTATATGGGCTGATTATGGACCTCACTATGTTAAGGTTCGAAAGGTTTGCACCCTTGAGCTTTTCTCTCCCAAAAGACTTGAAGCTTTGAGGCCTATCAGAGAAGATGAGGTTGCTGCCATGGTTGAATCAATTTTCAATGACTGCACTAATCCTG AAAACAATGGAAAAACCTTGACGGTGAAGAAATATTTGGGGGCAGTTGCATTCAACAACATTACAAGGCTAGCATTTGGGAAGCGATTCGTGAATGCCGAAGGCGTTATGGATCAGCAAGGGCTAGAATTCAAGGCAATTGTATCCAATGGACTTAAGTTGGGTGCATCACTTGCAATGGCAGAGCACATTCCATGGCTTCGTTGGATGTTTCCGTTAGAGGAAGATGCATTTGCCAAGCATGGGGCTCGTCGGGACCGACTCACTAGAGCTATTATGGATGAACATACCCTTGCCCGGCAGACGAGTGGCGGTGCCAAGCAGCATTTTGTTGATGCATTGCTTACATTGAAGGAGAAGTATGACCTTAGTGAAGACACAATCATTGGACTCCTTTGG GACATGATTACTGCGGGCATGGACACAACTGCAATCTCAGTAGAATGGGCAATGGCAGAGCTAATCAAGAACCCAAGGGTGCAACAGAAGGCTCAGGAAGAGTTGGACAGTGTTGTTGGATTTGAACGTGTCATGACCGAGGCTGATTTCTCAGGCCTTCCTTACTTACAATGTGTAGCCAAGGAGGCGCTAAGGTTGCACCCCCCAACACCACTTATGCTCCCGCACCGTGCCAATGCCAATGTGAAAGTTGGTGGCTACGACATTCCTAAGGGATCAAATGTTCACGTCAATGTATGGGCTGTAGCTCGCGATCCGGCTGCCTGGAAGAACCCCTTAGAGTTCCGGCCAGAGAGGTTCCTGGAGGAGGATGTTGACATGAAGGGTCATGATTTCAGGCTACTTCCATTTGGTGCAGGAAGGAGAGTGTGCCCTGGTGCACAACTTGGTATCAATTTGGTCACATCCATGCTGGGTCACTTGCTGCACCATTTTTGTTGGACCCCTCCTGAAGGAATGAAGCCAGAGGAAATTGACATGTCAGAAAATCCTGGGCTGGTCACTTACATGAGTACTCCATTACAAGCAGTGGCCACTCCTCGGTTGCCTTCACATTTGTACAAACGTGTTGCTGTTGATATTTAA